A window from Chloroflexota bacterium encodes these proteins:
- the murC gene encoding UDP-N-acetylmuramate--L-alanine ligase, whose protein sequence is MSDPAPTAPQASVQALRQARRPHLVGVAGAAMRSLAALLLADGRTVSGSDSGSPAELAALSAQGIRAVHGHAAENVADADLVVASAAVPQDNPELEAARAKGIPVLSHAQALGALMSDKHGIGVAGTHGKSTTTALLAHLLATAGLDPTLAGGAHALDFDGYARLGAGPHLVAEADEFGRRFHELHPRLAIITSSEPDHLDYYGSFEAVLEAFQTFVAGMPEDGIVVTCEDEPNLARLSLARKRVRYGWSGHADWRLERYHPRLGGGSAFEVRRPDGTRATYDVLLNGRHNAANAVAALAVATLLGLPDAAIREGLATFRGTRRRFETLAQQDGIWIVDDYAHHPTEVAANLSAARDVHAGRLVAIFQPHTTHRTRALLDEFARAFDEADRVIVAPIYQPTGRTSGEPEISAADLVARMQHQDAVACTSLDEAHALACQDLRPDTLLLILGAGDVTQVARRLSTTLAERTPASSPEDAAPRQRGPVSISLETAGPEALRRHTSLKVGGPAKHFLASNDIGLIGRMLAQANDDGLPILAIGGGSNLLISDAGFDGVVLKYTSGEHTLEPLGGERLVVRVDAGANFSNLARRLAREGLAGLEWAATVPGTVGGAVVNNAGAFGGCVADCLLDAEIVGADGRVRTLSQADLSYAYRTSSLKRGEHGTVIVRSARLTVRRDDPRAALARIHEQQARRTASQPRQLSAGSIFANPPGDYSGRLIEAVGLKGARQGGAEISAQHANFIVNSGAATATDVVRLMRQAQVAVWEQFGVWLHPEVQLVGTWEPADLQVLNGPPAEERR, encoded by the coding sequence ATGTCGGACCCCGCGCCAACTGCGCCCCAGGCTTCTGTCCAGGCGCTACGCCAGGCGCGCCGGCCGCACCTTGTGGGTGTGGCCGGCGCTGCCATGCGGAGCCTTGCCGCGCTGCTGCTGGCAGATGGCCGCACGGTCAGCGGCTCGGACAGCGGATCACCGGCCGAGCTTGCGGCGTTGTCGGCACAGGGCATCCGCGCGGTGCACGGCCACGCTGCCGAGAACGTCGCCGATGCCGACCTCGTGGTTGCGTCGGCGGCGGTGCCCCAGGACAACCCGGAGCTGGAGGCCGCCCGCGCGAAGGGGATCCCCGTCCTGAGCCACGCCCAGGCGCTCGGCGCCCTGATGTCCGACAAGCACGGCATCGGCGTGGCCGGTACGCACGGCAAGTCCACCACAACGGCCCTGCTGGCCCATCTGCTGGCGACCGCCGGCCTGGACCCGACCCTCGCGGGGGGAGCGCACGCGCTCGACTTCGACGGCTACGCGCGCCTGGGGGCTGGCCCGCACCTGGTCGCCGAGGCCGACGAGTTCGGGCGGCGCTTCCACGAGCTGCACCCGAGGCTGGCGATCATTACGTCGAGCGAGCCCGACCACCTCGACTACTACGGCAGCTTCGAAGCGGTGCTTGAAGCGTTCCAGACCTTCGTGGCCGGAATGCCCGAGGATGGCATCGTGGTGACCTGTGAGGACGAGCCGAACCTCGCTCGACTCTCACTCGCGCGGAAGCGCGTCCGGTACGGCTGGAGCGGCCACGCCGACTGGCGGCTCGAACGGTACCACCCGCGTCTCGGCGGCGGGTCCGCGTTCGAGGTGCGCCGTCCGGATGGGACGCGCGCGACCTACGACGTGCTCCTCAACGGACGGCACAACGCGGCCAACGCCGTGGCGGCGCTGGCCGTGGCAACGCTGCTCGGGCTGCCAGACGCCGCCATCCGTGAGGGGCTCGCCACTTTCCGGGGGACGCGCCGCCGCTTCGAGACGCTGGCCCAGCAGGACGGGATCTGGATCGTGGACGACTACGCCCATCATCCAACAGAAGTGGCTGCGAACCTGAGCGCGGCCCGCGATGTGCATGCGGGCCGCCTCGTGGCGATCTTCCAACCCCACACCACGCATCGGACGCGTGCGCTGCTGGACGAGTTCGCGCGGGCGTTCGACGAGGCCGACCGGGTGATCGTCGCGCCGATCTACCAGCCCACGGGGCGCACGAGCGGCGAGCCAGAGATCAGCGCCGCCGATCTGGTGGCGCGGATGCAGCATCAAGACGCCGTCGCCTGCACGTCGCTGGACGAGGCCCACGCGCTTGCCTGCCAGGATCTCCGCCCGGACACGCTGCTGCTGATCCTGGGCGCCGGCGACGTGACGCAGGTCGCCAGGAGACTGAGCACGACCCTCGCAGAGCGCACGCCGGCCTCGTCGCCCGAGGACGCCGCGCCGCGACAGCGAGGGCCAGTCAGCATCTCGCTGGAGACGGCCGGCCCCGAAGCGCTGCGACGGCACACGTCGCTCAAGGTGGGTGGTCCCGCGAAGCACTTCCTGGCCAGCAACGACATCGGCCTCATCGGGCGGATGCTGGCGCAGGCGAACGACGATGGATTGCCGATCCTGGCGATCGGCGGCGGGTCCAACCTGCTGATCTCCGACGCGGGCTTTGACGGCGTGGTCCTCAAGTACACGTCCGGCGAGCACACCCTTGAGCCGCTCGGCGGCGAGCGGCTGGTGGTGCGGGTGGACGCCGGCGCGAACTTCTCGAACCTCGCGCGGCGGCTGGCCCGCGAAGGCCTGGCCGGGCTGGAATGGGCGGCCACCGTGCCGGGCACGGTCGGCGGCGCGGTCGTGAACAACGCCGGGGCGTTTGGCGGCTGCGTGGCAGACTGCCTGCTCGACGCCGAGATCGTGGGGGCGGACGGGCGAGTGCGGACGCTTTCGCAGGCCGACCTGTCCTACGCCTACCGCACGAGCAGCCTCAAGCGCGGCGAGCACGGCACAGTCATCGTCAGGTCGGCCCGGCTAACGGTCAGGCGGGACGATCCCCGCGCGGCGCTGGCCCGTATCCACGAGCAGCAGGCCCGTCGGACGGCCAGCCAGCCGCGCCAACTGAGCGCGGGCAGCATCTTCGCGAATCCGCCGGGTGACTACTCCGGGCGGCTCATCGAGGCGGTTGGCCTCAAGGGCGCTCGGCAGGGTGGCGCGGAGATCTCGGCGCAGCATGCCAATTTCATCGTCAACAGTGGCGCGGCCACCGCGACGGACGTCGTCCGGCTGATGCGGCAGGCCCAGGTGGCCGTCTGGGAGCAGTTCGGGGTCTGGTTGCATCCCGAGGTGCAACTGGTGGGAACCTGGGAACCCGCCGATCTCCAGGTGCTCAACGGCCCGCCCGCCGAGGAGCGCCGATGA
- a CDS encoding cell division protein FtsQ/DivIB, producing the protein MTDSRQWEQRGGGQSLEATGPSGTYGLLFARLLALMLLFGASGLLYYVAASDGFKIERVVVLGSQLVPPDEIESAAAVTGLNIFWLKEEEVGHRLQAITAIQSVRARAVLPDRLEVRIVERAPVAVWQNGGMSYLVDAEGRILRATDRAVALPTIQDLSSDQIPPSGAIDRAALSTLFQLQQLLPGIAGINPGAVEYSADTGVTIIVDGGQRVRFGRDDDLEWKVNAVVALRRELGRVGQRAELIDVRFRDRPYVR; encoded by the coding sequence ATGACCGATAGTCGCCAGTGGGAGCAGCGCGGTGGCGGCCAGTCGTTGGAGGCGACCGGTCCCAGCGGCACGTACGGCCTGCTGTTCGCCAGACTGCTGGCGCTGATGCTGTTGTTCGGTGCTTCCGGGCTGCTGTATTATGTGGCCGCCTCGGACGGGTTCAAGATCGAACGAGTCGTGGTGCTTGGCTCCCAGCTCGTGCCGCCAGACGAGATCGAAAGCGCGGCCGCGGTGACGGGGTTGAACATCTTCTGGCTCAAGGAAGAGGAGGTCGGCCACCGTTTGCAGGCGATCACGGCGATCCAGTCAGTGCGAGCGCGGGCGGTCCTGCCGGACCGGCTCGAAGTGCGGATCGTGGAGCGTGCGCCGGTGGCTGTCTGGCAGAATGGTGGGATGTCGTACCTCGTCGACGCGGAGGGGCGGATCCTGCGGGCGACTGACCGGGCCGTGGCCCTGCCAACAATCCAGGATCTCAGTTCGGATCAGATCCCCCCGAGCGGCGCCATCGACCGTGCAGCGCTGAGCACGCTCTTTCAATTGCAGCAGCTTCTTCCAGGAATCGCCGGTATCAATCCCGGCGCAGTCGAGTACAGTGCAGATACCGGAGTGACGATCATCGTTGATGGCGGGCAGCGGGTTCGATTTGGCCGCGACGACGACCTTGAGTGGAAGGTCAATGCTGTCGTTGCGCTCCGTCGCGAGCTTGGCCGAGTCGGGCAGCGTGCGGAGCTTATCGACGTGCGCTTCAGGGACCGTCCGTATGTGCGCTGA
- the ftsA gene encoding cell division protein FtsA — MARERIVVGIDVGTTKVCTLIAAVSPEDQLEIIGAGITPSRGMRRGVVVDVDDAVQAISASVQKAEQQSGYKIMSAFVGISGAHISSTNSHGVVAVRRTDNVITEEDIERALDAAKVVNMPHDREVVHVVPRHFVIDGQEGINNPAGMLGRRLEVETTVVTGTQTAIHNLSRCIEQVGVGIDALVVQPLAAGEAVLTTAEKDMGVALVDLGGGTTDAGVFVDGSISYLASVPVGGNHISNDIAVGLRTPFMAADELKIRHGYAISDGIEEDRMIDIASYDAGDGDPVSRRELAEIIEARLEETFELVRESLERGGFEVGRSGRDGGIPGGIVLVGGTAQLQGIRRLANEIFGTSVRIGTPTGTFGLVESISNPAYAASVGLLKWGLTQADDYGGQSGGSVAARVKEWLRSFFPE; from the coding sequence ATGGCGCGAGAGCGAATCGTCGTCGGGATCGATGTCGGGACCACCAAGGTCTGTACGCTGATCGCGGCCGTCTCGCCCGAGGATCAGCTGGAGATCATCGGCGCCGGCATCACGCCGTCGCGCGGGATGCGGCGCGGCGTGGTCGTCGACGTTGACGACGCCGTCCAGGCGATCAGCGCCTCGGTCCAGAAGGCCGAGCAGCAGTCCGGCTACAAGATCATGAGCGCGTTCGTCGGTATCTCCGGGGCGCACATCAGCTCGACCAACAGCCACGGCGTCGTGGCGGTGCGGCGAACGGACAACGTCATCACCGAAGAGGACATCGAGCGGGCGCTGGACGCTGCGAAGGTCGTCAACATGCCGCACGACCGCGAAGTCGTCCACGTCGTGCCCCGTCACTTCGTGATCGACGGCCAGGAAGGGATCAACAACCCGGCCGGGATGCTCGGGCGGCGGCTCGAAGTCGAGACGACGGTGGTGACGGGAACCCAGACGGCGATCCACAACCTGTCGCGCTGCATCGAGCAGGTCGGCGTGGGCATCGACGCGCTGGTGGTGCAGCCACTGGCGGCTGGCGAGGCCGTGCTGACGACCGCCGAGAAGGACATGGGCGTCGCCCTGGTTGACCTGGGCGGCGGCACAACCGACGCCGGCGTCTTCGTGGACGGCTCGATCTCGTACCTGGCCTCGGTGCCGGTCGGCGGCAACCACATCTCGAACGACATCGCGGTGGGCCTGCGGACGCCGTTCATGGCCGCCGACGAGTTGAAGATCCGCCACGGCTACGCCATCTCGGACGGCATCGAAGAGGATCGGATGATCGACATCGCGTCGTACGACGCGGGCGACGGCGATCCGGTCTCGCGGCGCGAGCTGGCGGAGATCATCGAGGCCCGCCTGGAAGAGACGTTCGAGCTGGTGCGCGAGAGCCTGGAGCGCGGCGGCTTCGAGGTCGGGCGCTCCGGCCGCGATGGTGGCATCCCTGGCGGCATCGTGCTGGTCGGCGGAACGGCCCAGCTTCAGGGCATCCGGCGGCTCGCCAACGAGATTTTTGGCACATCCGTGAGGATTGGGACGCCCACAGGGACGTTCGGGCTGGTAGAGTCGATCAGCAACCCGGCCTACGCTGCCAGCGTCGGCCTCCTCAAGTGGGGGCTGACTCAGGCCGACGACTACGGCGGCCAGAGTGGTGGGAGCGTTGCGGCGCGCGTGAAAGAGTGGCTGCGGAGCTTCTTCCCGGAGTGA
- the ftsZ gene encoding cell division protein FtsZ, translating to MNGEGDVSARIVVVGVGGGGSNAVNRMIQAGVHSVEFVAINTDAQALARSDARHRIRIGEKLTRGLGAGGNPQIGQRAAEESQELIYDILKGADMVFVACGMGGGTGTGASPVVASIARELGALTVGVATKPFTFEGRKRMASADEGLNQLRQRVNTLITIPNDKMLSVIDKRTSLEQAFAVVDDVLRQGIQGISELITEPGLINVDFADVKSIMSEPGNALMAIGHGAGDQRAVDAANQAVASPLLDLSMEGARGVLFNITGGPDLTLAEINEAAEIINKAADPDANIIFGTVTNPQLGNEVKITLIATGFDQPDAQLGARRDVGMGPRSSGPSRSRYPVDDPQPIRYERPTRPSRDYADDPAPTPSPFEDDESEIDIPPFLRGQRRRQQR from the coding sequence GTGAACGGAGAAGGTGACGTTTCGGCACGAATCGTTGTCGTCGGCGTCGGCGGCGGCGGCTCGAACGCCGTGAATCGCATGATTCAGGCTGGCGTCCACAGCGTCGAGTTCGTCGCGATCAACACCGACGCCCAGGCTCTGGCCCGCTCCGACGCCCGCCATCGCATCCGGATCGGTGAGAAGCTGACGCGCGGCCTGGGTGCGGGTGGCAACCCGCAGATCGGCCAGCGGGCCGCCGAGGAGTCGCAGGAGCTGATCTACGACATCCTCAAGGGCGCGGACATGGTGTTCGTGGCCTGTGGGATGGGCGGCGGGACCGGCACTGGCGCATCGCCAGTCGTCGCGAGCATCGCGCGCGAGCTGGGCGCGCTGACGGTCGGCGTCGCCACCAAGCCGTTCACCTTCGAAGGCCGCAAGCGGATGGCCTCGGCGGACGAGGGGCTCAACCAGCTTCGCCAGCGGGTCAACACGCTGATCACCATCCCGAACGACAAGATGCTCTCCGTGATCGACAAGCGGACCTCGCTGGAGCAAGCGTTCGCCGTGGTGGACGACGTGCTGCGGCAGGGTATCCAGGGCATCTCGGAGCTGATCACCGAGCCGGGCCTGATCAACGTGGACTTCGCCGATGTGAAGTCGATCATGTCGGAGCCGGGCAACGCGCTGATGGCCATCGGCCACGGCGCCGGCGACCAGCGCGCGGTGGACGCGGCCAACCAGGCCGTCGCCAGCCCCCTGCTCGACCTGTCGATGGAGGGCGCGCGCGGCGTCCTCTTCAACATCACCGGCGGCCCAGACCTCACCCTGGCCGAGATCAACGAGGCGGCGGAGATCATCAACAAGGCGGCGGACCCCGACGCCAACATCATCTTCGGCACGGTCACGAACCCCCAGCTCGGCAACGAGGTCAAGATCACGCTGATCGCCACGGGTTTCGACCAGCCAGACGCTCAGCTTGGCGCGCGCCGCGACGTGGGCATGGGTCCGCGCAGCAGCGGCCCAAGTCGCTCGCGCTACCCCGTCGACGATCCCCAGCCGATCCGCTACGAGCGGCCGACCCGCCCGTCGCGCGACTACGCCGACGACCCAGCGCCGACGCCTTCTCCGTTCGAGGATGACGAGAGCGAGATCGACATCCCGCCGTTCCTGCGTGGTCAGCGCCGTCGTCAGCAGCGCTGA
- the pgeF gene encoding peptidoglycan editing factor PgeF gives MTDAGLTRTMLPLLTFGSFDDPRIAHGVTTRAGGVSVGPYASLNLGMSVGDDPGAVEENRARLAGSLGFAAEQLVTTPQVHGNAVLHVTAETAPTALQTRADILVTDRPGFLIVQRYADCVPILLWHPERDVVGVAHAGWRGTAVDVAGTAVAAVRELAGNRDGIRAAIGPSIGPCCFEVGEEVVAAFPEHPDTASIGPRGRPHVDLWEINRRQLQAAGLAEDAIEVAQVCTRCDARTFFSHRALGYPAGRFGAAIGLRAGV, from the coding sequence ATGACCGACGCTGGCCTCACGCGGACGATGCTGCCGTTGCTGACGTTTGGGTCGTTTGACGATCCACGCATCGCGCATGGCGTGACGACCCGGGCCGGCGGCGTCAGCGTCGGCCCGTACGCCAGCTTGAACCTGGGCATGTCGGTCGGAGACGATCCGGGCGCGGTGGAGGAGAACCGGGCACGGCTGGCCGGCTCGCTGGGCTTCGCGGCCGAGCAACTCGTGACGACGCCACAGGTGCACGGCAACGCGGTGCTCCACGTCACAGCCGAGACCGCTCCGACGGCGTTGCAGACCCGGGCCGACATCCTGGTGACGGATCGGCCGGGCTTCCTGATCGTGCAGCGCTACGCCGACTGCGTGCCGATCCTGCTCTGGCACCCCGAACGAGACGTGGTGGGCGTGGCCCACGCCGGCTGGCGGGGCACCGCTGTCGATGTCGCCGGGACGGCGGTGGCAGCGGTGCGCGAGCTTGCGGGCAACCGTGACGGCATCCGGGCGGCGATTGGCCCGTCCATCGGCCCGTGCTGCTTCGAGGTGGGCGAGGAGGTCGTCGCGGCCTTCCCCGAGCACCCGGACACGGCCAGCATCGGGCCGCGTGGCCGGCCGCACGTCGACCTCTGGGAGATCAACCGGCGGCAGCTTCAGGCGGCCGGCCTGGCCGAGGACGCCATCGAGGTAGCCCAGGTCTGCACGCGCTGCGACGCCAGGACCTTCTTCTCGCACCGGGCGCTGGGGTATCCGGCTGGGCGATTCGGCGCTGCCATCGGGTTGCGCGCCGGTGTCTGA
- a CDS encoding YggS family pyridoxal phosphate-dependent enzyme: MSDLQRRIDTVRERIADAAARSGRDASSVTLIGVTKTHAAETVAEAVARGIEHVGENRVQEAAAKAPRVRELLRRDPAWHLIGTLQRNKARAALDLFSMIHSVDSVRLAEALDARADGRRVPILLEVYLGDDAARPGLRADDLQTAVSAITQLEHLDVRGLMTVAPLGLDEDGTRRAFRRLRELRDGLRARFTTLALPELSMGMTNDYPLAIEEGATLVRVGRAIFGERG; this comes from the coding sequence GTGTCTGACCTTCAACGCCGAATCGACACTGTCCGCGAGCGGATCGCCGATGCAGCAGCGCGCTCCGGACGCGACGCCTCGTCGGTCACGCTGATCGGCGTGACGAAGACGCACGCCGCCGAGACGGTGGCCGAGGCCGTCGCCCGCGGCATCGAGCATGTCGGTGAGAACCGGGTGCAGGAGGCCGCCGCGAAGGCGCCGCGGGTCCGCGAGCTGCTGAGGCGAGACCCGGCCTGGCACCTGATCGGCACCCTCCAGCGCAACAAAGCTCGCGCCGCCCTCGACCTGTTCAGCATGATTCACTCGGTGGACAGCGTGCGGCTCGCCGAGGCGCTGGACGCCCGCGCCGACGGACGGCGTGTCCCCATCTTGCTGGAGGTCTATCTCGGCGACGATGCCGCCCGGCCGGGCCTTCGCGCCGACGATCTGCAGACGGCAGTGAGCGCCATCACGCAGCTTGAGCACCTCGACGTGCGAGGATTGATGACCGTCGCGCCGCTCGGCCTCGACGAGGATGGCACGCGGCGGGCATTCCGTCGCCTGCGCGAACTCCGAGACGGCCTGCGCGCGCGGTTCACGACGCTCGCGCTGCCCGAGCTGTCGATGGGGATGACAAACGACTATCCGCTCGCAATCGAGGAGGGCGCCACCCTGGTGCGCGTCGGGCGGGCGATCTTTGGGGAGCGTGGCTGA
- a CDS encoding YggT family protein: MSDFVLTFVSTLIYILNFAIIIRALMSWFNPSPDNPIVRFVIEITEPVLAPLRRIVPRIGMIDITPIVAILLMNVILQVLETTVR, encoded by the coding sequence ATGTCAGATTTTGTGCTGACGTTCGTCAGTACCCTGATCTACATCCTGAACTTCGCGATCATCATTCGGGCGTTGATGTCCTGGTTCAACCCGAGTCCGGACAACCCGATTGTGCGCTTCGTGATCGAGATCACGGAGCCGGTGCTCGCGCCGCTGCGACGGATCGTCCCGCGCATCGGGATGATCGACATCACGCCAATCGTGGCGATCCTGCTGATGAACGTGATCTTGCAGGTGCTCGAAACGACGGTCAGATGA
- a CDS encoding C39 family peptidase, with amino-acid sequence MPFRTQKDGSRWQTSNCGPATLGMLLDGYGISGQETDDLRLRMHTYQGTVGMRTGTGLEHVAHVAEDCGLATHRLYNASGSYHTWSLDDIVAELRQGRPVMPLVRLYLVPGYESLAPRWGHYILLTGITPAGFTFSDSLKTDPAPGTTGLISASHLGLAMGNSHIPGQAAAFGGPRPLPVVAPS; translated from the coding sequence GTGCCGTTTCGCACGCAGAAGGACGGCTCACGATGGCAAACATCGAACTGCGGACCTGCCACCCTCGGAATGCTGCTCGATGGCTACGGGATCAGCGGCCAGGAGACAGACGATCTCCGACTTCGGATGCATACCTACCAGGGCACCGTGGGCATGCGAACGGGGACCGGCCTCGAACACGTCGCCCACGTGGCTGAGGATTGTGGCCTTGCAACGCACCGTCTCTACAACGCGAGCGGGTCGTACCACACGTGGTCGCTCGACGACATCGTGGCTGAGCTGCGCCAGGGGCGTCCGGTGATGCCGCTCGTGCGCCTCTACCTCGTGCCCGGCTACGAGAGTCTCGCGCCGAGGTGGGGTCATTACATTTTGCTGACGGGGATCACCCCGGCCGGCTTCACCTTCAGCGATTCCCTCAAGACGGACCCTGCCCCCGGCACGACTGGCCTGATCTCGGCCTCGCACCTGGGCCTGGCGATGGGCAACAGCCACATCCCAGGGCAGGCAGCCGCGTTCGGCGGGCCGCGCCCGCTGCCTGTCGTCGCACCGAGCTAG
- a CDS encoding response regulator transcription factor, producing MKILVVDDDADLLDLTGYALRREGFTVVQAVDGEQALQRWERENPDLVLLDANMPKMNGFEVCRAIRQASTTPVIMLTARDDEEDILQGLELGADDYVTKPFSAKQLIARIKAVIRRCQGDPYRQPVSELRAGDLVLDLQSHEARKGGAVVQLTPLEFRLLYMLAMNEGRVIPYDRLVEYAWGYDGGDSSLLKTHMSHIRSKLGIAGSGPGSIRAIPGVGYSLSRS from the coding sequence GTGAAGATCCTTGTCGTCGACGATGATGCAGATCTCCTGGACCTGACGGGGTACGCGCTTCGACGGGAAGGCTTCACCGTCGTTCAGGCGGTGGATGGCGAGCAGGCGCTGCAGCGGTGGGAGCGAGAGAACCCCGACCTGGTGCTGCTCGACGCCAACATGCCGAAGATGAACGGGTTCGAGGTGTGCCGGGCCATCCGTCAGGCTTCGACGACGCCGGTCATCATGTTGACGGCGCGTGACGACGAGGAAGACATCCTGCAGGGCCTGGAGCTGGGCGCTGACGATTATGTCACCAAGCCGTTCAGCGCCAAGCAGCTCATCGCCCGCATCAAGGCCGTGATCCGGCGGTGTCAGGGCGACCCCTACCGGCAGCCAGTCAGCGAGTTGCGGGCGGGAGACCTCGTCCTCGACCTGCAGTCACACGAGGCGAGGAAGGGCGGGGCGGTCGTCCAGTTGACGCCACTGGAGTTCCGGCTGCTCTATATGCTGGCCATGAATGAGGGGCGGGTGATCCCCTACGACCGGCTGGTCGAGTATGCCTGGGGCTACGACGGCGGCGACTCCAGCCTGCTGAAGACGCACATGTCGCACATCCGGTCCAAGCTGGGCATCGCCGGCAGCGGACCAGGGTCGATCAGAGCGATCCCAGGGGTTGGCTACTCACTGAGTCGATCGTAA
- a CDS encoding response regulator, whose product MQYQHVRDVARGRARNRILIVDDDPNCRAVLDAIFDMYGFEVATSDSVFGASALLGSFAPDVVLLDLMLPYRSGASWLAELRAAPETAALPVILLSGLPEVLPADRRRLASAVVRKPFRTRALVETVRAAMQAPHGALSPMVTIDSVSSQPLGSL is encoded by the coding sequence GTGCAGTACCAGCACGTTCGTGACGTTGCGCGAGGGCGTGCGCGCAATCGTATCCTCATCGTCGACGATGACCCGAACTGTCGAGCCGTCCTCGATGCAATCTTCGACATGTACGGCTTCGAGGTCGCCACCTCCGATTCGGTGTTTGGCGCGTCAGCGCTCCTCGGTAGCTTCGCCCCGGACGTGGTGCTGCTCGACCTGATGTTGCCGTATCGGTCGGGTGCGAGCTGGCTGGCAGAGCTGCGGGCTGCCCCGGAGACTGCCGCGCTGCCGGTGATCCTGCTCTCGGGCCTGCCGGAGGTGCTGCCGGCCGACCGCCGCCGCCTCGCCTCGGCCGTCGTCAGGAAGCCGTTCCGGACACGGGCGCTGGTCGAGACGGTCCGCGCCGCCATGCAGGCGCCTCACGGTGCGCTCAGCCCGATGGTTACGATCGACTCAGTGAGTAGCCAACCCCTGGGATCGCTCTGA
- a CDS encoding FMN-binding negative transcriptional regulator — translation MYLPPHFREDRLDVQHALIRKQPFGMLVTAGSAGLEATHIPFVLDADASPLGTLRCHISKANRQWQTLDPEQDALIVFQGAHAYITPSWYPLKAETGKVVPTWNYAIVHVYGHVRIVEDAAWLLENVSALTDQHEGVREQPWAVDDAPDDFIAGMLKGIVGLEIEIGRIEGKWKASQNRGEADRGGVVAGLSAQSDDASAQVAEMVSVRSASGPS, via the coding sequence GTGTATCTGCCGCCCCACTTCCGTGAAGATCGCCTCGACGTGCAGCACGCCCTGATCCGCAAGCAGCCGTTCGGCATGTTGGTTACGGCCGGCAGCGCCGGACTGGAGGCGACCCACATCCCGTTCGTCCTCGACGCGGACGCCTCGCCGCTCGGGACCTTGCGCTGTCACATCTCGAAGGCCAACCGGCAGTGGCAAACGCTCGACCCCGAACAGGATGCCCTGATCGTGTTTCAGGGAGCGCACGCCTACATCACGCCCTCCTGGTACCCACTCAAAGCCGAGACCGGAAAGGTCGTGCCGACCTGGAACTACGCCATCGTGCACGTCTACGGCCACGTGCGGATCGTCGAGGACGCCGCCTGGCTGCTGGAGAACGTCTCGGCGCTGACAGATCAGCACGAGGGCGTTCGCGAGCAGCCCTGGGCCGTCGACGACGCGCCAGACGACTTCATCGCCGGCATGCTCAAGGGAATCGTCGGTCTGGAGATCGAGATCGGCCGGATCGAGGGCAAGTGGAAGGCCAGCCAGAATCGCGGGGAGGCCGACCGCGGCGGAGTCGTAGCCGGGCTGTCAGCCCAGTCCGACGACGCGTCCGCGCAGGTGGCGGAGATGGTCAGCGTGCGCTCGGCGTCAGGGCCGAGCTGA